The following are encoded together in the Desulfurispira natronophila genome:
- the radC gene encoding RadC family protein encodes MKHIDEVDRPREKLLKRGPRSLAPHELVAIVLGSGTRGMDVMKLARKIAEVMERHGEKIEQQHFLEIKGIGEAKACQLLAAMELGRRQYHIQGTTIRSHQDVIGLIEEFRHKKQEHFLSLTLDGSGCLIQRRIITIGTLNASLVHPREVFSDALTDRAASIIVAHNHPSGSVEPSQEDHNVTRRLRQSGELLGIPLLDHIIISPKGELSFKERNLL; translated from the coding sequence ATGAAGCACATTGATGAAGTTGACCGCCCCCGGGAGAAACTCCTCAAACGTGGCCCCCGCAGCCTGGCCCCTCACGAGCTGGTGGCCATTGTGCTGGGCAGCGGCACTCGCGGCATGGACGTCATGAAGCTCGCCCGCAAGATTGCAGAGGTGATGGAGCGGCACGGAGAGAAGATCGAGCAGCAGCACTTTCTCGAAATCAAGGGTATCGGCGAAGCCAAAGCCTGTCAGCTGCTGGCAGCCATGGAACTGGGGCGGCGTCAGTATCACATCCAGGGCACCACCATTCGCTCCCACCAGGACGTGATCGGCCTGATAGAGGAGTTTCGCCACAAAAAGCAGGAGCACTTCCTCAGCCTGACCCTGGACGGCTCCGGCTGCCTGATCCAGCGCCGCATCATTACCATTGGCACCCTCAACGCCAGCCTGGTGCACCCTCGTGAAGTCTTTAGCGACGCCTTGACCGATCGGGCTGCCAGTATTATCGTGGCGCACAATCATCCGTCCGGAAGTGTTGAGCCCAGCCAGGAGGACCACAATGTCACCCGCCGCCTGCGCCAGTCCGGCGAGCTGCTGGGCATTCCGCTACTGGACCACATTATCATCTCCCCCAAGGGAGAACTCAGCTTCAAGGAGCGCAACCTCTTATGA
- a CDS encoding radical SAM protein, with protein sequence MMPDYTQPLYRPPSEARSLIFQITHGCSHNDCTFCGMYLHKPFRLKPLHQVLEEIRRIPADIVPRVRRIFLADGDAVIYPQERLLAILDALNAKFPTVQRISAYVGRKAMATKTPAEWGQLRQRKLSLLYFGLESANDQVTDLMNKGRDADFTRQQAITLQEQGIALSVMVILGGGGQRLSREHALDTARWATAVNPRYLSLLTLFLRRKQDFFDSLEPPTLGSLLDEAQLLIENIDGKNIIFRANHISNLVTLSGTLPRDRDRLLQEIARHREQLGRQGRLDEVPEFYEEF encoded by the coding sequence ATGATGCCAGATTATACCCAGCCTCTCTACCGTCCTCCCAGTGAGGCCCGTTCACTGATCTTCCAGATCACCCACGGCTGCTCCCACAACGACTGCACCTTTTGCGGCATGTACCTTCACAAGCCCTTTCGCCTCAAGCCACTGCATCAAGTGCTGGAGGAAATCCGCCGCATTCCCGCCGACATAGTGCCCCGCGTGCGCCGCATATTCCTTGCCGACGGAGATGCGGTAATCTATCCCCAGGAGCGGCTGCTGGCCATTCTCGATGCCCTCAATGCAAAATTCCCCACGGTGCAACGCATCAGCGCCTATGTGGGTCGCAAGGCCATGGCCACCAAAACCCCTGCCGAGTGGGGCCAGCTGCGGCAGCGCAAACTCTCACTGCTCTACTTTGGGCTGGAGAGCGCCAACGACCAGGTGACGGACCTGATGAACAAGGGGCGCGACGCTGACTTTACGCGCCAGCAGGCCATAACGCTGCAGGAGCAGGGGATTGCCCTCAGCGTCATGGTCATCCTGGGTGGCGGTGGACAGCGGCTCTCCCGTGAGCACGCTCTGGATACCGCCCGCTGGGCCACTGCCGTCAACCCCCGCTACTTAAGCCTGCTGACCCTTTTTCTGCGGCGCAAGCAGGACTTTTTCGACAGCCTGGAGCCGCCCACCCTTGGCAGTCTGCTGGACGAAGCCCAGCTGCTTATAGAAAATATTGATGGCAAGAATATTATCTTTCGCGCCAACCACATCTCCAACCTGGTCACCCTCTCCGGCACCTTGCCCCGCGACCGGGATCGCCTGTTGCAGGAGATTGCCCGCCACCGGGAGCAGCTGGGTCGCCAGGGTCGGCTGGATGAAGTGCCCGAGTTTTACGAGGAATTTTAG
- a CDS encoding MgtC/SapB family protein: protein MLVQSFGLVVPLALAALLGALVGLERQWRQRQAGLRTNALVALGAASFTLMSMMVEGEVSPTRVAAQVVSGIGFLGAGVILKEGANIRGLNTAATLWCSAAIGVMAGAGYFLAAALVTGVILTTNTLLRPLVSVVNRQPLQASSGELEWAYQMKVSCTETQEAHIRALLLQGLLEEGALRLQKLESEHLDGKVSVTANLLAPERRDLIVEKLVGRLSLESSVSAAGWDVRAH, encoded by the coding sequence ATGCTGGTACAATCCTTTGGACTTGTGGTCCCCCTGGCGCTGGCGGCACTGCTCGGAGCCCTGGTTGGTCTTGAGCGCCAGTGGCGCCAACGGCAGGCGGGATTGCGCACAAATGCGCTAGTAGCCCTTGGGGCTGCCAGCTTCACTCTTATGTCCATGATGGTCGAAGGTGAAGTCAGCCCTACGCGAGTAGCGGCTCAGGTGGTTTCTGGAATCGGCTTTCTGGGAGCAGGGGTTATTCTGAAAGAGGGAGCCAATATCCGCGGACTCAACACCGCCGCTACCCTCTGGTGCTCCGCTGCCATTGGGGTCATGGCCGGGGCTGGCTACTTTCTGGCGGCAGCTCTGGTCACGGGAGTAATACTGACAACAAACACTTTACTCAGGCCCCTGGTAAGCGTAGTCAACCGCCAGCCTTTGCAGGCGAGCAGTGGTGAGCTTGAGTGGGCCTACCAGATGAAAGTCTCCTGTACAGAAACGCAGGAAGCCCATATTCGCGCCCTGCTGCTGCAGGGCCTCCTGGAAGAGGGAGCCCTGCGATTGCAAAAACTCGAGAGTGAACATCTTGATGGCAAGGTGAGCGTCACCGCAAACCTTTTGGCGCCTGAGCGCCGTGATCTGATTGTAGAAAAGCTGGTGGGACGGCTAAGCCTCGAGTCGTCAGTAAGTGCCGCCGGATGGGATGTGCGGGCTCACTGA
- the mgtE gene encoding magnesium transporter, with amino-acid sequence MHNETLYHTFLELLKDQFTPEDEKNIIALVQKHHAADLAPVLDQLEMQQAARVLKYMEMPFQAEVFGYLEPSTQSNLVDELGVAHITRLIDVMDADDRVDFYNNLDEEHQQAILPGLAQAEREDIRKLSSYGEGTVGAIMTSDYAALAQNLRAGEALERLRQEAPDKETIYNAYVVDEHRQLMGVVSLKDLILAQPGTLVTDLMNSDVVSINAAEHQSEAARKIAKYDLLALPVINGNDKLAGIVTHDDAMDVAEAEATEDIHRMGGVSPSAPGLGSVNMLEASTWMMVQKRLPWLLVLVFMNIFSGAGIAHFEDTIEAVVALVFFLPLLIDSGGNAGSQSATLMIRALATGRAHLRDWFTLLSKEIGVAILLGVGMALAVSLIGVFRAGPEVAVVVAMTMVCTVLFGSLVGTALPFVLSRLKLDPATASAPLVTSIADIGGVLIYFSIATWVLRDIIAAAGAA; translated from the coding sequence ATGCACAACGAAACGCTCTACCACACCTTTTTGGAACTTCTCAAAGATCAGTTTACCCCTGAAGACGAAAAAAACATCATAGCGCTGGTACAGAAGCACCACGCAGCTGACCTGGCACCGGTCCTTGACCAGCTGGAGATGCAGCAGGCGGCCCGTGTGCTGAAGTACATGGAAATGCCTTTTCAGGCAGAGGTCTTTGGCTACCTTGAGCCCAGCACCCAGTCGAACCTGGTGGATGAGCTGGGCGTTGCCCATATCACCCGCCTGATTGATGTTATGGATGCTGATGATCGGGTAGACTTTTACAACAACCTGGACGAAGAGCACCAGCAGGCCATTTTGCCTGGATTGGCCCAGGCGGAGCGCGAGGATATTCGCAAACTCTCCTCCTATGGCGAGGGAACCGTCGGCGCCATCATGACCTCCGACTATGCGGCTCTGGCGCAGAACCTGCGCGCCGGTGAGGCTCTGGAGCGCCTGCGCCAGGAAGCTCCCGACAAGGAGACCATCTACAACGCCTATGTGGTTGATGAGCATCGTCAGCTGATGGGGGTGGTTTCCCTCAAGGATCTCATCCTGGCCCAGCCAGGCACTCTCGTCACCGACCTTATGAACAGCGATGTCGTCAGCATCAATGCGGCAGAGCACCAAAGCGAAGCGGCCCGCAAGATTGCCAAGTACGATCTGCTGGCACTGCCGGTTATCAACGGCAATGACAAACTGGCGGGAATTGTGACCCACGACGACGCCATGGACGTTGCCGAAGCTGAAGCCACCGAGGATATCCACCGCATGGGTGGCGTCTCGCCTTCGGCCCCTGGCCTGGGAAGCGTCAACATGCTGGAAGCCAGCACCTGGATGATGGTGCAGAAGCGGCTGCCCTGGCTTTTGGTACTGGTCTTTATGAACATCTTTTCCGGGGCCGGAATTGCCCACTTTGAGGATACGATTGAAGCGGTGGTGGCCCTGGTCTTCTTCCTGCCCCTGCTTATTGATAGCGGCGGGAACGCGGGCAGTCAGTCAGCTACCCTGATGATCCGTGCTCTTGCCACAGGACGTGCCCACCTCAGGGACTGGTTTACCTTGCTCAGCAAGGAGATTGGCGTTGCCATTCTGCTGGGGGTTGGTATGGCGTTGGCGGTTTCCCTGATCGGAGTCTTCCGCGCAGGTCCGGAAGTAGCCGTCGTGGTGGCCATGACTATGGTATGCACCGTACTCTTCGGCTCGCTGGTGGGAACAGCTCTACCCTTTGTCCTCAGCCGCCTCAAGCTCGATCCAGCCACAGCCAGCGCCCCGCTAGTGACTTCCATTGCCGATATTGGCGGGGTACTGATCTACTTTTCCATTGCCACCTGGGTTCTGCGCGATATCATCGCAGCTGCCGGAGCAGCGTGA
- a CDS encoding J domain-containing protein, with protein MKQQTHDPFLHFSPAKLMCHMRQHLDRPAQAASDDQLSRTAHKPHTVPDTAIFKWLLDEEQKKQYMELGYSGLYALSFALRHSITQVAALFHLSALEDEQQLTMAFQLRGIFGIDMQEWLQESQKERKAWQQAGWGVPVWGFSPMGCYVVARNVSACRAFDPYESKLCMESAEEASPFCSRHQQHNWWDDQLSGAGVQATMFAFYAWRDHLFAYSEDDLRAEVKRFWERIGAYNRTLSPSVSTLQALELDSYEELKTMDSKQLRHHYLRLARSAHPDHGGNHQSFVALQQAYSDAQAYMYHQGQRKTKPPHT; from the coding sequence ATGAAGCAGCAAACTCACGACCCCTTTCTCCACTTTTCACCAGCGAAGTTGATGTGTCACATGCGTCAGCATCTGGATCGACCCGCCCAGGCAGCATCAGATGACCAGCTTTCCCGCACTGCCCATAAGCCCCACACGGTTCCCGACACCGCCATCTTCAAGTGGCTCCTGGATGAGGAGCAGAAGAAGCAATACATGGAGCTTGGCTACAGCGGACTCTACGCCCTGAGCTTTGCCCTGCGCCACAGCATCACCCAGGTGGCCGCCCTCTTTCATCTCAGCGCCCTGGAGGATGAACAGCAGCTCACCATGGCCTTTCAGCTGCGGGGGATATTTGGAATCGATATGCAGGAGTGGTTGCAGGAGTCGCAAAAGGAGCGCAAAGCCTGGCAGCAGGCTGGCTGGGGAGTACCGGTCTGGGGATTTTCGCCCATGGGCTGTTACGTAGTGGCCCGTAACGTCAGCGCCTGTCGCGCCTTTGACCCGTACGAATCCAAGCTGTGCATGGAGAGTGCTGAGGAGGCATCGCCCTTCTGTTCTCGCCACCAGCAGCACAACTGGTGGGATGACCAGCTGTCCGGTGCCGGCGTACAGGCAACCATGTTTGCCTTTTACGCCTGGCGCGACCACCTCTTTGCCTACAGCGAGGATGACCTGCGCGCTGAGGTCAAACGCTTCTGGGAGCGCATTGGGGCCTATAATCGCACCCTGAGCCCATCGGTGAGCACCTTGCAGGCCCTGGAGCTGGACAGCTACGAAGAACTGAAAACCATGGACAGCAAGCAGCTGCGCCACCACTATCTGCGCCTGGCCCGCAGCGCCCACCCGGATCACGGCGGCAACCACCAGAGCTTTGTGGCGCTGCAGCAGGCATACAGTGACGCTCAAGCGTATATGTACCACCAGGGGCAGAGAAAAACCAAGCCTCCTCACACGTAA